The genomic segment GTTCAGCTCCACGATGCTCACGCTGTCCGAGAGGTGGTTCACCACCCAGACCTCGGTGTTGCTCCGCGCCGCCACCGCCACCGGCTCGAGCCCCACGGGGACCGAGCCGCGGTGGGTCAGCCCTCCCGCGTGAACCCGGAAGATCTCCAAACGATTGTCAGGCGTGTTGACCGCGAAGAGCAGCTTGCCGTCCGGCGACAATTCCAGAGGCCGGACATGCCCACTCTCGAAGAGGGTAAAAGAAGACTCGGCTCGCGCGGGCAACGCCGCGCAAAAACAAACAGCCAGTGTCGCAGCGAACAACCAGCCTCTCCCAAAGAGAGACGCAGCGCGTTGTCGTACCATGGGGATCTCCTGCACTGAGGGAGCGTTCAGCGGCCCGGGACGTGCTCACCGGGCTTCAATGCAGTGAATCATTTTTCCAACAATTGAACTAGCCGCTTTATTTGGAAAATGCGCTAACCCAGTAATGCCTGTGCGGGCTTGGTTTCACGCTCAGCGATGGGAAGCTTGAGCGTGGCGGTGGCGCCCAGTCCCTGCCCGGCGCTCTCCAACGTCAACCGCGCTCCCATGAGCTTCGCCGCGAGCGCGCTGGAGTGCAGGCCAATGCCGTGGCCTTCCTTGCGCGTGGTGAACCCCTGGGTGAAGAGCTGTTCCCGCACCTCGGGCGCGATTCCCTTACCATTGTCGACAACCTGGTAGTGGATCCATCCCTCCTCGACATACAGCCGCAATCGCACCTGGCGCTGTCCCGGCTCCACGGTGTCCATGGCCTGCCGCGCGTTGGCCAGCAGGTTGAGGAGGATCTGCAGCAGCCGGTGCCGGTCCACCCGCATCCTCGGCAACGGTGAGAGCTCCTTGAGCACCTTCACCCCCGCGTGTTGCAGGGCTCCCGCCTGCAGGCGCAGGGCATCCTCCAGCACCTCGGCCAGATCGCACTCCTCGACCAGCAGCGTGGCCTTCGCGTACGCCTGCTGCATCTGGATGATGGAGCGCACCCGATCGACGTTGCGGGTCATGTCCTCCATGCCCTGCCGCAGCGCCTCGCGCTCCTGGGCCAGCTCTCCCGCGAGCCCCGAGAGGTAGGTGAACAACTGCCGGCCTCGCGGATCCTGGGTGAGGAAGTCCGCCAGGTTGTCGCGGTGGTTCTCCAGGAGCTTCACCACCTGCTCGACCCGGCCCGTGCGCGAGGTGGCCACCGTGTGGCGCAGCTCGTCCGTGTCCACCACCAGGCTGGTCAGGGCGTTGCCCACGTCGTGCAGCACGCTGGAGGCCACCTCCGTCTTGCCCACCATGCGCGCCGTCTCCACCAGCCGCGACTGGGCCTCTCGCAGCTCGCGCGTCCGCTCCTCCACGCGCGACTCGAGCTCCTCGTTGGCCTGACGCAGGGCCGCCTCCGCCTGGCGCACCTCCGCGTAGAGCCTCGCATTGTCCATGGAGATGACGGCCTGCGAGGCCAGGTGCTGCAGCAAGGGAATGCGGGTGGGGTTGAACGCCTCCGTGGTGAGGGCGTTCTCCAGGTACATCAACCCGTAGAACGCGCCCTTTCGCTCCAGCGGCAGGCACAGCAAGGAGCCCACCCTTCCCGGGGACATGAAGACGTCCGCGGAGAAGTCGTGCGGCCGGGAGATGTCCTCGATGAGGACGTGCTCGCCCGTGCGGCGCACGTAGGAAAGCACCGTCCACGGCAGGTCCTGGGCCTCCGTGTCCAGCGGCGCCTCCTTCCCCTCGGCCTCGACGGAGAAATCCACCAGCGCCGCCACCCTCAGCGCGTCTCCCTCCAGGAGCAACAGCGCGCCCCGCTGGGCCCCCGCGCTCTCCATCGCCACCCGAATCAGCGTGGCCACCAGCTTCTCCAGGTTCATCTCACTGGAGATGGCCTGCTGCGCCTTCACCACGCTGAGCGCGTCCAACAGCCGCGAGCCCGTGTCGTAGCTGGTGGTGCCCTGCCCCGTCAGCGCCAGCCGCGTCAGGTCCGGCCACGCCTCGTCCAGGTGCCGCACCTTGCCCTGCGCGCCCCACTGGATATAGGCCTCGCGCGCCTGGCGGGCATAGGCCAGCGCGATGAAGGAGACCTCGTGCTCCTGCCAGAAGCGCGCGGCCAGCTCGCTCGCCAGGGCCACGTTGTCGATGAGGCCGTACTGGCGAGAGACCTGGATGGCCTCCTCGTACGCGTAGACGGCCGCTTCCAGCCGGCCCTGGAGGCGCTCCAGCTCCGCCGCCACCAGCTTCTCGGCCGCGCGGAAGGTCTCCGGGACGTTGGCCGCCCACTCCGCCAGCTGTTGGTGATGCTCCTGGATCTCCTTCAGGTCCTGCGCCTGTCGCTCCTTCGGGGCGTCGTGGTAGCAGGCCGCCAACGCCAGGGCCCGGTAGTGGTGATAGTCCAGCAGTTGGATGCGCCCCGTCACCGCCCAGCGCATCTGTCTGGCCTTGTCCGCCGCCTCGCGCGCCTCCTCGAAGGCGCCGCACATGAAGCGCGAGCGCGTCTTGATGACGAAGTACGAGCACCGCAGCGGGGCCATGCCGCCGCTGAGCAGGGCCTCCAGGTCCGCCTCGCTGACGCCCTCCATGCTCAGCGAGTTGAACGACGGGGTGAGCCCCCGCATCTGCTGCACCAGGCACAGGATGAACCGGATGATGTTCGATGCATCCCTGAAGCCCGCTTTGCGCGCGAACTCTCCGCGGGTGACCGCCTCCTGAGCCACTTCCGCCAGCTCCGACCCCATGGCGAGGTAGATCCATGTGATGAAGATGGAGGAATAGCCCGCGATCTGGATGTCTCCCGACAGCAGCCCGTGATGAAAGGCTTTGCGGTACAGCTCCCGCGCGCTCGTCAGCGGCTGCACCCACAGCGTCAGGTGCCCCATCGTGAAGAGGACTCGGGCCCGATAGGCGGTGTTGTCGTTGCGCTCGACGAACTCACACGCCAGCCTGCCGAAGGCCTCTCCGCGATGGTAGTTACGGAAGATGCAGCTCGTGACAAAGCCATACCAGACATAGGCGGACGCGGACTCGGGCGTGCTGCCATGGCGGATCGTCAGGACGATCATCCGGCACAGGTGTACGGCCAGCAGCGTCTCGCTGGTGAAGAAGGCCGGCGCGAACAGCGCCCCCAGCAACCCCATGAGCGCCTTCAGCTCCGGATCCGTCATGGGAGGCAGATCGATCAGGCTCTCGATCGGACGATCTCCCAGCAGCGTCTCCAGCTCCTTCCTCGCGACCTCCACGTCCTCCCAGGAGGGCTTGGCGGAGAAGCGCTCCCCGAAGTGCTCCAGCCCCTCCAGCAGGCACAAGGCGGCGGCGTCGGGCTGGTGGGCCGTGACCAGGATGATGCTCTTGAGCCGGTAGGCCGCCGCCAGCTCCTGGCGCGAGGGCGCCCGGGGGAGCAGCGCGTCGACGATGCGGCGGGCCTCGGGGCCATTTCCGCTCATCAGCTCACTGCTGGCCTGCCCCAGGCGCAGCTTGAAGGCCAGCCCGGGAGCCGTCTCCCAGAGGTTCTCCGGCAGCAGCGAGAGGGCCATGGTGAAGTAGCCCACCGCCGTGCGGTGCGCGGTGGAAGCCTGCGCCCGCTGCCCCGCCTCGGCGTTGAGCCGCCCCAGCCGGGAGCGCTCCTCCACGTCCTGGATCAACTCCACGCCCGCGTTGAGCTGCCCCACCACGTCGAAGAGGCGCTCGTGCAGCTCCTCCGGGGAGAGCCGGGTCCACAGCAGCCTGCCGATCCGCAGGTGGGTGGCCTTTCGCTCCTCCTCCTCGCTGAAGGCATAGGCCGCCTGCTGGATGCGATCGTGCAGGAAGCGGTAGTGCTGGGAGCTGGACTGCACCACCATACCCTCCTGAAGGGCTGGCTCCAGGCCGCGCTCCACCTCGGCTCCGTCCTGGTGGGACAGCAGGCCCAGGACGTCCAACGCGAAGGTATTGCCCACGCACGCGGCCAGGCGCAGCAACTGCACGGACTCCTCCGGGAGCTTGCGCAGCCGGCTGGCCATGAAGTCCACCACGTTGTCCGAGTAGCCCCGGGCTCGCACGGCCTCCGCGTCCCAACGCCAGCCCCCCCGCGGCCCTCGCTCCACCAGCCCGTCCTGGTGGAGCGTCTGGAACAACTGGAGCAGGAAGAAGGGGTTGCCGCCCGTCTTCGTTTGGAGCAGCTCCGACAACGGCTCGACGAGCTCCATCGCCGCGCCGTGAAGGGCGTCCGCCACCAGTTGCCGCGTCTGCTCGGGGGCCAGCGGCCCGAGGTGGAGGTCCACCAGCCGCGCGCCCGCCTTGCGCGTCTCCTCCAGCACCAGCGCCAGCGAATGCGAGGCGTTCACCTCGTTGTCCCGGTAGGCGCCAATGAGCAGCAACGGCGGGGTACCGGGGTGGGTGGTCAGGTATTGCAACAACTTGAGGCTGGCGAAGTCCGCCCACTGCAAG from the Hyalangium ruber genome contains:
- a CDS encoding trifunctional serine/threonine-protein kinase/ATP-binding protein/sensor histidine kinase encodes the protein MMEIPGYKLLGLFQMTSSSLLFQALREADQLPVIVKTPRTEHLGPRERTRYQREHDILRRLQGTPGVLASRGHELLQERPVLLLEDVGGKALADQLGQPFELSRFLSIAISLAETLAEMHRRGVIHKDVKPANILLSAQGQVWLIDFGLASLQQVEHVEEANTTFVEGTLAYMSPEQSGRINRAVDYRTDFYSLGVTLYQMLTGQLPFRGKDPLEWLHAHISQPPAPPQRWVPSLPPMVSAVVLKLLAKEAEARYQSAEGLKADLERCQEALRQGVVEDFPLGQRDFPARFQLPQHLYGREVEREALLGAFERVAREGRPEWVLVRGYSGIGKSSIVHELHKPVLERRGFFLSGKFNPLQREVPYATLAQAMRSLVQQVLAGRDAEVEAWRQRLLEAFEGNGQVLVNLVPQLEKVVGKQPPASELPPAETQNRFHRLFLRFLGVFATAERPLVLFLDDLQWADFASLKLLQYLTTHPGTPPLLLIGAYRDNEVNASHSLALVLEETRKAGARLVDLHLGPLAPEQTRQLVADALHGAAMELVEPLSELLQTKTGGNPFFLLQLFQTLHQDGLVERGPRGGWRWDAEAVRARGYSDNVVDFMASRLRKLPEESVQLLRLAACVGNTFALDVLGLLSHQDGAEVERGLEPALQEGMVVQSSSQHYRFLHDRIQQAAYAFSEEEERKATHLRIGRLLWTRLSPEELHERLFDVVGQLNAGVELIQDVEERSRLGRLNAEAGQRAQASTAHRTAVGYFTMALSLLPENLWETAPGLAFKLRLGQASSELMSGNGPEARRIVDALLPRAPSRQELAAAYRLKSIILVTAHQPDAAALCLLEGLEHFGERFSAKPSWEDVEVARKELETLLGDRPIESLIDLPPMTDPELKALMGLLGALFAPAFFTSETLLAVHLCRMIVLTIRHGSTPESASAYVWYGFVTSCIFRNYHRGEAFGRLACEFVERNDNTAYRARVLFTMGHLTLWVQPLTSARELYRKAFHHGLLSGDIQIAGYSSIFITWIYLAMGSELAEVAQEAVTRGEFARKAGFRDASNIIRFILCLVQQMRGLTPSFNSLSMEGVSEADLEALLSGGMAPLRCSYFVIKTRSRFMCGAFEEAREAADKARQMRWAVTGRIQLLDYHHYRALALAACYHDAPKERQAQDLKEIQEHHQQLAEWAANVPETFRAAEKLVAAELERLQGRLEAAVYAYEEAIQVSRQYGLIDNVALASELAARFWQEHEVSFIALAYARQAREAYIQWGAQGKVRHLDEAWPDLTRLALTGQGTTSYDTGSRLLDALSVVKAQQAISSEMNLEKLVATLIRVAMESAGAQRGALLLLEGDALRVAALVDFSVEAEGKEAPLDTEAQDLPWTVLSYVRRTGEHVLIEDISRPHDFSADVFMSPGRVGSLLCLPLERKGAFYGLMYLENALTTEAFNPTRIPLLQHLASQAVISMDNARLYAEVRQAEAALRQANEELESRVEERTRELREAQSRLVETARMVGKTEVASSVLHDVGNALTSLVVDTDELRHTVATSRTGRVEQVVKLLENHRDNLADFLTQDPRGRQLFTYLSGLAGELAQEREALRQGMEDMTRNVDRVRSIIQMQQAYAKATLLVEECDLAEVLEDALRLQAGALQHAGVKVLKELSPLPRMRVDRHRLLQILLNLLANARQAMDTVEPGQRQVRLRLYVEEGWIHYQVVDNGKGIAPEVREQLFTQGFTTRKEGHGIGLHSSALAAKLMGARLTLESAGQGLGATATLKLPIAERETKPAQALLG